The Campylobacter concisus genome has a window encoding:
- a CDS encoding NFACT RNA binding domain-containing protein, giving the protein MKYAHLVQIASYLSNFTKINQAKRINDMAILIEFNGEKIIFDLNKSNSAIYKDGELKEAKIYQAPFDNVLKKRFNASHIKSVECLKDNRILKFICTQSGSYKSENFVLYLEFTGRFTNAVITDENNVIIEALRHIDNSYRKIESGEVLRELPAITIKEKPCEPITDFEAFFKSEAARVNESRIASLKEAKLASVQKKIDSMSEILNSLEDKDELMRKSEEAANLGSLLLANLGNFKGYERKICLKDFDGNEIKLTLSDTPKNSANEFYARSKKLRAKAIGVEIEKRNLKEKIEFFEGLKSLLKEANSLYELEILSPKNKAKQRERHVKDVSENTEIFYVREFKILVGRNEKGNMNLLDLAKKDDIWLHLKDAPSAHVIIKTNKSKVPEDMLKMAAKFCVEFSVKGAGRYEVDYTKRENLKRENGANVTYTNYKTIIINKG; this is encoded by the coding sequence ATGAAGTACGCACATTTAGTTCAAATAGCAAGTTATTTATCAAATTTTACAAAGATAAACCAAGCAAAACGCATTAATGATATGGCTATTTTAATCGAATTTAATGGCGAGAAGATCATCTTTGATCTAAACAAATCAAACTCCGCTATCTACAAAGATGGCGAGCTAAAAGAAGCAAAAATTTATCAAGCACCTTTTGATAATGTGCTAAAAAAGCGCTTTAATGCCTCGCATATAAAAAGCGTTGAGTGCTTGAAAGATAATAGGATTTTAAAATTTATCTGCACGCAAAGCGGCTCATATAAAAGTGAAAATTTTGTGCTTTATCTTGAATTTACTGGGCGCTTTACAAATGCTGTAATAACCGATGAAAATAACGTAATAATCGAGGCGTTAAGACATATTGATAATAGCTACCGCAAAATAGAAAGTGGCGAAGTTTTAAGAGAGCTTCCAGCTATCACTATCAAGGAAAAACCGTGCGAGCCCATAACTGACTTTGAGGCGTTTTTTAAGAGCGAAGCGGCTAGAGTAAATGAATCAAGGATAGCTAGCTTAAAAGAGGCAAAGCTTGCAAGTGTACAAAAAAAGATAGATAGCATGAGCGAAATTTTAAACTCACTTGAAGACAAAGATGAGCTGATGAGAAAGAGTGAAGAAGCTGCGAATTTAGGATCGCTTTTGCTTGCAAATTTAGGAAATTTTAAGGGCTATGAGAGAAAAATTTGCCTGAAAGATTTTGATGGCAACGAGATAAAACTAACTCTTAGCGATACTCCAAAAAACAGCGCAAATGAGTTTTACGCAAGATCAAAAAAGCTTCGCGCAAAAGCCATTGGAGTGGAGATAGAAAAGAGAAATTTAAAAGAAAAAATCGAGTTTTTTGAAGGATTAAAATCTCTTTTAAAAGAAGCGAACAGTCTTTATGAGCTTGAAATTTTAAGCCCAAAAAACAAGGCAAAACAAAGAGAACGCCACGTAAAAGACGTGAGTGAAAATACCGAAATTTTTTACGTTAGAGAGTTTAAAATTTTAGTTGGCAGAAACGAAAAAGGCAATATGAATTTACTTGATCTTGCTAAAAAAGATGACATCTGGCTTCATCTAAAAGACGCTCCAAGCGCTCACGTTATCATCAAGACAAACAAGAGCAAGGTACCCGAAGATATGCTAAAAATGGCAGCTAAATTCTGCGTAGAATTTAGCGTAAAGGGAGCTGGCAGATACGAGGTAGACTATACTAAGCGTGAAAATTTAAAACGTGAAAACGGTGCAAATGTCACTTATACTAACTATAAAACTATCATCATAAATAAAGGCTAA